The Streptomyces collinus DNA segment AGTGTCAATTCGAAGTCGGACGTGTCCGGCCGAACACAGGAGGTTTCCATGGCTAAGGGCTACTGGGTCAGTGTCTACCCCGCCATGTCCGACCCTGAGGGGCTGACTGCCTACGACGAGCTGGCCGGTCCGGCTGTCCAGGCTGGGGGCGGGCGCACCGTGTCCCTGATCCCGTCCCGTGGCGGCCGAGTCGTCGCCCACGAGGCCGGAATCACGCAACGCGTCGTTCTGATCGAGTTCGACAGCTTTGAACAGGCCGTCGCGGCATACGAGAGCGAGGCATACCAGAAGGCGCTGGTGGCCCTCCCCGACGGCGTCGTGCGCGACTTCCGCATCATCGACGGCATCGACTGACCGGCGGGCCCAGCCATCGCTGAGCATCCGTCACCTGATACGCACACGGTGCTGAACGGCGACTCACGAGACGAGTTCGAAGCCATGCCCCTCGTCCCAGTTCGTCGTCGACGGCCTGATCCCTGTCGGGCGGGCCGCGAAGCGGAGTTCGGGGCAGCCGACACATCATTGCCCGACAGCCGACTCGCCTAATGAACGCCCGGGACGTCCCAGACCCCTTCCGCTGTCGTTTGACCAAGCTCCCGACCCAACCCCTCATCGTCACGGATACCGGCGCCGTACGGGTCCGTGGAATCGATCCGCTGCCAAGCGAGCCTGTCGTGCCGGCCCACCGCATGATGTGCGTCACCGACATAGGCGGATCATGGATCACCAGCTGAGTCCCGATCCGCATACGCGATCTTCCAAACTAGCTACGCGGGTTCGATTCCCGTCGCCCGCTCCATACGGCTCAGGGCCAGGCCGGAGGTTCCTTTCTCCGCCTGGCCCTGATCGTTTTCCGGGGTGGGCCGTTACGGTCGTCGTATGGCTTCCGGCTCCTTCTCGCCCGCGGACATCGCCTCGATGCCCAGGGCCGAGTTCGCCTTTCCCGGCTCGCTGCGCGATCGGCTCGTCGCGGCGATCCTCGACGGTTCGAAGACCTCCACGACGGCCCTCGTCGTCGACTACGAGCACGAGGGCGAGCCGATACCCGAGGCCGGGGACCGTTCGGTGGTCATCGACTCGGAGGGGCGTCCGGTCGCGGTCATCGAGGTGACCGGCGTGCGTGTCGTCCCGCTGGCCGAGGTCGATCTCGCCCACGTGGTGGACGAGGGAGAGGGGCACCGCGGCGTGGCCGAGTGGCGGGAGGGTCACGAGCGGTTCTGGCACGGCGATGACGTACGGGCGGCCCTGGAGGACCCGCACTTCACCGTGGACGACACGACGCCGGTGGTTCTGGAGCGCTTCCGTCTCGTCACCGATCTTCGTCCCGCCGGCTGATCGGCGCCGGATGATCCAGCGCCCGCCGCTTCAGAGGGTCCGGACGTCCAGGGTGTAGACGGAGCGGTCGCCGTACGGGACGTACAGGGCGTCCCCGACCAGGGTGAGCGCGGCGCCTGAGGTGTTGTCGGGCTCGCCGCTGTCGTCCCGGCCGGCGCTGGTGCCTTCGATCTTGCCGGTGGAGACGTTCAGGGCGGCCACCCGGCCAGTGGGGGACGCGAAGTAGACGTGCGTGGCGGAGGCGGCCGGCGGGCCCTGCTGCTCCACGGTGGAATTGCTGTCCCAGAGGGTCCGGCCCGTGCGGGGCGAGACCGCGCTGACGCCGCCGCTGCCCCGGGTGAAGTAGACGGTTCCGCGCCGGAGGTGGGCACCGGACGCCTCGGCCTGCTTGGCGGAGACCCGCACGGCGGTGAGCCGGCGCGAGGAGAGGTCGAGCAGGGTCAGGCCGTTGCCGGGCGAGTACGCGCCGGCCAGCACCAGGCTGCCGCCGTCCCGGCCGAGCAGGTCCTGGGCGCCCTTCGTCTCGACCGTCCAGCGGAGCTTGCCGTCGGCCGTGCCGATCTCGGACACGGTGGTCCTGGCTGTGTCCTGCTCCCACCTGCCGGTGGTGCAGATCAGGTAGGCCCGTTCGGCCGCGGCGCGCAGCAGGCAGTTGTCCGCACCCTGTGGCTCGGGGCGCTTCCAGCGGACCTCGCCCGTGCCGGTGTCGAGCAGGGCGTACTGCTCTCCTTGGGCGCCGTAGGACGTGATGACGCCCTCGGGGACCGCGACGGC contains these protein-coding regions:
- a CDS encoding DUF1330 domain-containing protein; translated protein: MAKGYWVSVYPAMSDPEGLTAYDELAGPAVQAGGGRTVSLIPSRGGRVVAHEAGITQRVVLIEFDSFEQAVAAYESEAYQKALVALPDGVVRDFRIIDGID
- a CDS encoding ASCH domain-containing protein → MASGSFSPADIASMPRAEFAFPGSLRDRLVAAILDGSKTSTTALVVDYEHEGEPIPEAGDRSVVIDSEGRPVAVIEVTGVRVVPLAEVDLAHVVDEGEGHRGVAEWREGHERFWHGDDVRAALEDPHFTVDDTTPVVLERFRLVTDLRPAG